ttatggaaatatatttccttGTGTGAACAGGTCTTTAACAGAGtgattgtgttttttttttgcctttctaGTGAGCATTGTAAGAGCTGTTTTACAAGCGAACGACGTATAACTTTCTTGCAATCGTGAACTGCTAACTATTTGCATGTTGCGTTAGTAACAGGGTGGGGCTGCATAGAGCtcttaatgtttatttattataacaaGAACTAAGGAGCCTCCAACAAATCAACCCCCGCTAGGATAGTAAACTCGACGTAAATCAACTTTAACCATTATTTGAAATTACGTCAGTTTCGGATAAAACTGACACCTGCACAAAACTATAAACGTGTATCCATTTATACTAAATATTTCCTTAGGTTAAACCAATCAATTCATGGAGCAAATTTCTACTGTGTCTGGCAACGCCAACCCTGCTACAGTTTCTGCCAAAAGGGGGACGCAACAAGGTCGCAAAAAGTCTGGGCCCAAGTTCGAACTATCTGATGCCCAAAAATCCGACATTAAGGAGGCCTTTGATCTATTTGACAACGAAGGCACGGGCTACATTGAGGTAAAGGAACTTAAGGTGGCGATTAGGGCTCTGGGATTCGAgccaaaaaaagaggagaTTAAAAGGATGATTTCCGACATAGACAAGGATTGCAGCGGACGTATTGCATTTAACGTCTTTCTGCAACTAATGACTATAAAGATGGCTGAAAAGGATACTAAGGAAGAGATACTTAAAGCTTTTCGGCTTTTCGATGACGACGAGACTGGAAAAATCTCCTTTAGAAATCTAAAGAGGGTAGCTCGCGAACTTGGTGAAACACTGACCGACGAGGAACTACGAGAGATGATAGACGAAGCCGATTTGGACAATGACGGAGAGGTAAATCAAGACGAATTTCTGCGAATCATGAAGAAGACCAGTTTGTATTAAAAAGCTATATCATAGCtgtatttgaatatatttcgTGTTTTTCTGCCCATGAAACATGCAAGACATGTGGATTTACACTTTAAACAACAAAGAATAATTCACAAAATAATTTGCAGTTCTAgtcattaattattaatgaGCTAGTTTGATAgataatttgtaattatacATATGAATACtaacagcaaacaaatttgtcaTCTTgttttgaatataaaaaaaaatacttctTCCCTAGGTATGATAAAGAAACGCAGCAAAATCAAATCACTTGTGCAAACATTTCTGATATCAAATTCCCTGACGATAAATagtaacatttaaaataaaatgtataagaaataattattaatttccattaG
This sequence is a window from Drosophila teissieri strain GT53w chromosome 2R, Prin_Dtei_1.1, whole genome shotgun sequence. Protein-coding genes within it:
- the LOC122613078 gene encoding caltractin-like, with product MEQISTVSGNANPATVSAKRGTQQGRKKSGPKFELSDAQKSDIKEAFDLFDNEGTGYIEVKELKVAIRALGFEPKKEEIKRMISDIDKDCSGRIAFNVFLQLMTIKMAEKDTKEEILKAFRLFDDDETGKISFRNLKRVARELGETLTDEELREMIDEADLDNDGEVNQDEFLRIMKKTSLY